The following proteins are co-located in the Bombus pascuorum chromosome 3, iyBomPasc1.1, whole genome shotgun sequence genome:
- the LOC132904893 gene encoding nose resistant to fluoxetine protein 6-like, protein MKCGRISRTWLFFLSLTSFYVSIQAIALDSVTTRKILPVYAVLENADLLNSSRCRTQIDEFRNAVDNQILWALRALDTSGVPFEGFVIGNNHWLGNRQGCKLFSENRTALLSEKIRKNNSIYRNPNEEYSPFEFRFFIARARHNSTVQYHVEVEDEDLITLGLCLPASCSIGDVATMVDKVFRNETLFVGQLFNIHFKLIEVSDSVDDHQWLFSAKMISIIGILLSLCAIVIAATVYDVFVHRKLLNKEREKLTFESNNAIEFENVREEKRETDNEELAPPKSAMQNRVGQHLLCFSVLTNIEKIFKLEKSEDKLRLFYGLKTLTMIWIILGHVLFYGFHVLSNKWLVYAIDDNILSQIISNFTLSVDTFFFISGFLLSYSFLKERQNHQEVTVTRINEYIQKIIKRYIRLTPAYFVVILITILNFTWDEHVSVILPPEHPHTKCSKYWWTNILYINNFYRWDELCLTWSWYLPNDMQFFVFGSFLLTLSNTHYHIAMGIGIVTLLSSIGSLVYGAYTHNYQPTLDEQNKTLTYFYMRPWCRIPPYLIGMATCHLLTKCNYKLRLSKVIDTACSLHLYFSASFNNVIKFIFQKILFVGWTLAVLCNCSILFGLTNKNIPLSLSALYLALNRTGWALGIAWLVVACTTNNGGVVNKILSLDIFVILGKLTYCAYLLNPVTILLAYSLNDYVFYINIVTFGVYSVTMVICSFGASILLSATIEMPFISLVGLYISARRKTKEVVTNKSVK, encoded by the exons ATGAAGTGCGGAAGAATTTCGCGGACATGGttattctttctatctttaacAAGCTTTTACGTGTCAATACAAGCGATCGCGCTAGACTCGGTGACCACGAGGAAGATACTTCCAGTGTACGCGGTTTTGGAAAATGCTGATCTTCTAAATTCCAGCAGATGTCGGACGCAGATAGATGAATTTCGAAATGCAGTGGATAACCAGATACTTTGGGCTCTAAGAG CGTTGGATACCAGTGGCGTACCATTCGAAGGATTTGTCATCGGGAATAATCATTGGTTAGGAAACCGACAAGGTTGCAAGCTTTTCTCTGAAAATCGCACGGCACTTCTATCGgagaaaatacgaaagaacAATTCGATATACCGGAACCCGAATGAAGAATATTCACCTTTTGAGTTTCGTTTTTTTATTGCACGTGCACGGCACAACAGCACTGTGCAATATCATGTAGAAGTAGAAGACGAA GATTTGATCACGCTTGGACTTTGCTTACCGGCATCCTGCAGCATTGGCGATGTTGCCACTATGGTTGATAAAGTATTTCGTAATGAGACACTTTTCGTTGGAcaactttttaatatacactTCAAGCTGATCGAAGTCTCCGATTCGGTGGATGATCATCAATGGCTATTCTCTGCGAAAATGATCTCCATCAT AGGAATTTTGCTATCGTTGTGTGCTATCGTAATAGCGGCCACAGTATACGACGTTTTCGTCCATCGAAAgcttttaaataaagaaagggaaaagctTACGTTCGAAAGTAACAACGCGATAG AATTTGAGAACGTAAGAGAAGAGAAACGCGAAACCGACAACGAGGAACTGGCACCTCCCAAGTCTGCAATGCAGAATCGTGTCGGCCAACATCTTCTGTGCTTTTCAGTTCTCACCaatatagagaaaatatttaagcTGGAAAAGAGTGAAGATAAACTACGCTTATTCTACGGTTTGAAAACGTTAACAATGATATGGATTATTTTAGGGCACGTATTATTCTACGGATTTCATGTTCTGa GTAACAAATGGCTTGTATATGCGATAGACGACAATATACTCTCACAGATCATAAGCAACTTCACATTATCGGTggatacatttttctttatcagTGGTTTTCTCTTGTCCTATTCATTTCTGAAGGAACGACAAAATCACCAAGAAGTAACAGTAACAAggataaatgaatatattcaAAAGATTATCAAACGATATATAAG GCTTACACCTGCATATTTCGTCGTTATACTGATAACGATATTGAATTTTACCTGGGACGAACATGTCTCAGTAATTCTTCCCCCCGAGCATCCGCATACAAAATGTTCCAAATATTGGTGGACTAACATACTTTACATCAATAACTTCTACAGGTGGGATGAGCTA TGTCTCACATGGAGTTGGTACTTGCCCAATGATATGCAGTTCTTCGTATTTGGCAGCTTTCTTCTAACTTTATCGAACAC GCATTACCATATTGCCATGGGCATAGGCATTGTCACGCTACTCTCATCGATAGGATCACTCGTTTACGGGGCATACACCCATAATTATCAGCCTAC ATTGGACGAACAAAATAAGACGCTGACATACTTTTATATGCGACCGTGGTGTAGAATACCGCCATATCTCATAGGAATGGCCACCTGTCACCTTCTTACGAAATGCAATTACAAATTACGGTTATCAAAAGTAATAGATACTGCTTGTTCGTTACACCTATATTTCTCTGCATCTTTCAATAATgtgattaaatttatatttcagaaaatctTATTCGTTGGCTGGACCTTGGCAGTTTTATGTAATTGTTCGATTCTCTTCGGACTCACGAACAAGAACATACCTTTAAGTCTATCCGCTCTTTATTTGGCCCTCAATAGAACAGGCTGGGCATTAGGCATTGCCTGGCTCGTAGTTGCATGCACTACGAATAATGGCG GTGTCGTGAACAAAATCTTATCTCTcgatattttcgttattttggGTAAATTAACGTATTGTGCTTATCTCCTGAACCCTGTTACAATACTTCTGGCTTACTCTTTAAATGATTATGTTTTCTACATTAATATCGTCACCTTT GGTGTTTACTCCGTTACAATGGTTATATGTAGTTTCGGTGCTTCTATTCTGTTATCCGCAACAATCGAAATGCCGTTTATATCACTAGTGGGATTGTATATTAGTGcacgaagaaaaacgaaagaagttGTAACCAATAAATCAGTCAAATAA